Proteins encoded together in one Erinaceus europaeus chromosome 11, mEriEur2.1, whole genome shotgun sequence window:
- the LOC103120302 gene encoding hornerin translates to MPHLLQSIVTVIDIFYQYSSQDGKCDMLKRGELKELIQNEFRQILKNPDDPDTVDIIMQSLDRDHNKKVDFIEYLLMVFKLAQACNRIISKDYCQASGSTQKDHRNWHQEEQSETEEEEQRQGRSSTHSSWSAGENDSYSRSPRRSTKLRSGYGSGQFPQQRSRESSAGSQSESYEEQGYNSSSSETSVYGKHKSSQSPSQRRHGSYLSGQSGSNRRQKHNSESSQSSGSGEYGSESGQSINQGKSKKCPCQSSSQGKYGSSSRQQSGSYESGSGKHSNRGHQESVSEELSSHGQYGSGSSHTSRQKHPESNSGGQSCCERQKHGSGSSQSSNNGKYGLGTSQSSSQKYHETSSGSGLEESSSYGKHGSGSGLSLGYGQHGSGSCQSSGCGQHGSGSGQSSGSGQYGSRLGQSSSYSQHSSSQSSSHRHYRSGSGQSGGSGQYGSGFGHSTSYGQHGSSQSSTRGHHGYGSGQSSSHGQCGSSSGQSSNCSQHGSGSGQYGSVSGQSPSYGQQSSSHSSSHRHHRSGSGQSSGSGRYGYGSGQSSGYSQQSSNQSSSHRHHGYGSGQSSSCGQHGSSSGQSSSCGQHGSGSRQYGSGSGQSSSYGQHGSSQSSTHGHHGYGSGQSSGSGQYGSGSGQSSSYGQQGSSQSSSHRHHGSSLGQSSSGGQYGSSSGQSSSWGQHESGLGQSSGSGQYGSGSGQSSSYGQQGSSQSSSHGRHGSTSHQSSSYGQHESSLGHSSSYGQHGSGSGQSSGSGQYGSGSGQPSSYGQQSSSHSSSHRHHGSGSSQPSSCGQHGSSSGQSSSCGQHGSGSGQYSGSGQYGSGSGQSSSYGQHGSSQSSTHEHPVSGSGQSSGSGQYGSGSGQSSSYGQQGSSQSSGHRHRGSSLGQSSSGGQYGSSSGQSSSWGQHESGLGQSSGSGQYGSGSGQSSSYGQQGSSQSSSHGRHGSTSHQSSSYGQHESSLGHSSSYGQHGSGSGQSSGSGQYGSGSGQPSSYGQQSSSHSSSHRHHGSGSSQSSSCGQHGSSSGQSSSCGHHGSGSGQYSGSGQYGSGSGQSSSYGQHGSSQSSTHEHPVSGSGQSSGSGQYESGSGQSSSYGQHGSSQSSSHIHHGSSLGQSSSSGQYGSSSGQSSSWGQHESGLGQSSGSGQYGSGSGQSSSYSQHGSSQSPTHGLHGYGSGQSSGSGQYGSGSGQPSSYGQQSSSHSSSHRHHGSGSSQSSSCGQHGSSSGQSSSCGQHGSGSGQYSGSGQYGSGSGQSSSYGQHGSSQSSTHEHPVSGSGQSSGSGQYGSGSGQSSSYGQQGSSQSSGHRHRGSSLGQSSSGGQYGSSSGQSSSWGQHESGLGQSSGSGQYGSGSGQSSSYGQQGSSQSSSHGRHGSTSHQSSSYGQHESSLGHSSSYGQHGSGSGQSSGSGQYGSGSGQPSSYGQQSSSHSSSHRHHGSGSSQSSSCGQHGSSSRQSSSCGHHGSGSGQSNGSGQYGSGSSQSSRYGYQGSSQSSRCSRPRSGSGQSSSFGQQGSRAGQSSGYGQHESGSGQSSMYGPYGTSSHQPSSYGQCGSTQSSKHSYHGSGSGQSSSCGQQGSGSGQSSGSGQYGSGSCQSCVSGQYGFGSGQSSGYGQYGSGSCHSPGSGQYNSGSCHTSNSGQCGSGSGQYSSSEQYRSGSCHSSNSGCCGSGYGQYSGYEQCGSSSQECRSGCDSNYEQASGCGFGQSVSNSTNTLLICKEDNKQHDYCYQKEGNYRGESTNSRSHGFLSSTPLYEYFQEQRY, encoded by the exons ATGCCTCACCTCCTACAAAGTATTGTCACTGTCATTGACATTTTCTACCAGTACTCCAGCCAAGATGGGAAGTGTGATATGTTGAAGAGGGGAGAATTGAAAGAACTTATACAAAATGAGTTCCGTCAAATTCTGAAG AATCCAGATGATCCAGACACTGTAGATATCATCATGCAAAGCCTGGATCGAGACCATAATAAGAAAGTGGATTTTATTGAGTATCTTTTGATGGTATTCAAGCTGGCTCAAGCTTGTAATAGAATCATCAGCAAAGATTACTGCCAAGCTTCAGGGTCAACGCAGAAAGACCACAGAAACTGGCACCAAGAGGAACAAAGTGAAACAGAAGAGGAGGAACAAAGACAAGGGAGGTCTTCTACTCATTCAAGTTGGAGTGCAGGAGAGAATGATTCCTATTCTAGGAGTCCCAGGAGAAGTACTAAGCTCAGGTCTGGATATGGCTCAGGTCAGTTTCCTCAACAGAGAAGTCGTGAATCAAGTGCAGGATCTCAGTCAGAGAGCTATGAAGAACAAGGATACAATTCAAGTTCAAGTGAGACATCTGTTTATGGAAAACATAAGTCAAGCCAGTCCCCTAGTCAAAGAAGACATGGATCCTACTTGAGTGGTCAATCAGGATCTAACAGGCGACAAAAGCATAATTCTGAGTCAAGTCAATCTTCAGGTTCTGGAGAATATGGGTCTGAATCAGGCCAGTCAATAAACCAAGGCAAAAGTAAAAAATGTCCCTGTCAGTCCTCTTCTCAGGGAAAATATGGCAGCAGCTCTAGGCAACAGTCAGGAAGCTATGAATCAGGTTCAGGAAAACATTCTAACCGTGGTCACCAAGAATCTGTATCTGAAGAACTTTCTAGCCATGGACAATATGGTTCTGGCTCCAGTCATACATCCAGACAAAAACACCCTGAATCAAACTCAGGGGGTCAGTCATGttgtgaaagacagaaacatggcTCTGGATCAAGTCAATCCTCTAATAATGGAAAATATGGATTAGGCACTAGTCAGTCTTCTAGTCAGAAATACCATGAGACTAGTTCAGGGTCTGGTTTAGAAGAGTCATCAAGCTATGGAAAACATGGATCTGGGTCTGGTCTGTCTTTGGGCTATGGTCAACATGGGTCTGGCTCATGTCAATCTTCTGGTTGTGGCCAACATGGCTCTGGCTCAGGTCAGTCCAGTGGCTCTGGACAGTATGGATCTAGATTAGGCCAATCTTCCAGCTATAGTCAGCACAGCTCAAGTCAGTCTTCTAGTCATAGACATTATAGATCTGGCTCAGGTCAGTCTGGTGGCTCTGGGCAGTATGGATCAGGCTTTGGTCATTCTACCAGCTATGGTCAACATGGCTCAAGCCAATCTTCTACTCGTGGACATCATGGGTATGGATCAGGTCAATCTTCTAGCCATGGACAATGTGGATCTAGCTCAGGTCAATCTTCTAATTGTAGCCAACATGGGTCTGGCTCTGGGCAGTATGGATCAGTCTCTG GTCAATCTCCCAGCTATGGTCAGCAGAGCTCAAGCCATTCTTCTAGTCATAGACATCATAGATCTGGCTCAGGTCAATCTAGTGGCTCTGGGAGGTATGGATATGGCTCTGGTCAATCTTCTGGCTATAGTCAACAGAGTTCAAATCAGTCTTCTAGTCATAGACATCATGGATATGGCTCAGGTCAATCTTCTAGCTGTGGACAACATGGATCTAGCTCTGGTCAGTCTTCTAGTTGTGGACAACATGGGTCTGGCTCTAGGCAGTATGGTTCAGGCTCTGGTCAATCTTCCAGCTATGGTCAGCATGGTTCAAGTCAGTCTTCTACTCATGGACATCATGGGTATGGCTCAGGTCAATCCTCTGGCTCTGGGCAATATGGATCTGGCTCAGGTCAATCTTCCAGCTATGGTCAGCAAGGCTCAAGCCAGTCTTCTAGTCATAGACATCATGGATCTAGCTTAGGTCAGTCTTCTAGTGGTGGACAATATGGATCTAGCTCTGGTCAGTCTTCTAGTTGGGGCCAACATGAATCTGGCTTAGGTCAGTCCTCTGGCTCTGGGCAGTATGGATCTGGCTCAGGTCAATCTTCCAGCTATGGTCAGCAAGGCTCAAGCCAGTCTTCTAGTCATGGACGTCATGGATCTACCTCACATCAGTCCTCCAGTTATGGGCAACATGAATCTAGCTTAGGTCACTCTTCTAGCTATGGTCAACATGGATCTGGCTCAGGCCAGTCCAGTGGCTCTGGGCAGTATGGATCTGGCTCTGGTCAACCTTCCAGCTATGGTCAGCAGAGCTCAAGTCATTCTTCTAGTCATAGACATCATGGATCTGGCTCAAGTCAACCTTCTAGCTGTGGACAACATGGATCTAGCTCAGGTCAGTCTTCTAGTTGTGGACAGCATGGGTCTGGCTCAGGTCAGTACTCTGGCTCTGGGCAGTATGGATCAGGCTCTGGTCAGTCTTCCAGCTATGGTCAGCATGGTTCAAGCCAGTCTTCTACTCATGAACATCCTGTGTCTGGCTCAGGTCAATCCTCTGGCTCTGGGCAATATGGATCTGGCTCAGGTCAATCTTCCAGCTATGGTCAGCAAGGCTCAAGTCAGTCTTCTGGTCATAGACATCGTGGATCTAGCTTAGGTCAGTCTTCTAGTGGTGGACAATATGGATCTAGCTCTGGTCAGTCTTCTAGTTGGGGCCAACATGAATCTGGCTTAGGTCAGTCCTCTGGCTCTGGGCAGTATGGATCTGGCTCAGGTCAATCTTCCAGCTATGGTCAGCAAGGCTCAAGCCAGTCTTCTAGTCATGGACGTCATGGATCTACCTCACATCAGTCCTCCAGTTATGGGCAACATGAATCTAGCTTAGGTCACTCTTCTAGCTATGGTCAACATGGATCTGGCTCAGGCCAGTCCAGTGGCTCTGGGCAGTATGGATCTGGCTCTGGTCAACCTTCCAGCTATGGTCAACAGAGCTCAAGTCATTCTTCTAGTCATAGACATCATGGATCTGGCTCAAGTCAATCTTCTAGCTGTGGACAACATGGATCTAGCTCAGGTCAATCCTCTAGTTGTGGCCATCATGGGTCTGGCTCAGGTCAGTACTCTGGCTCTGGGCAGTATGGATCAGGCTCTGGTCAGTCTTCCAGCTATGGTCAGCATGGCTCAAGCCAGTCTTCTACTCATGAACATCCTGTGTCTGGCTCAGGTCAATCCTCTGGCTCTGGGCAGTATGAATCTGGCTCAGGTCAATCTTCCAGCTATGGTCAGCATGGCTCAAGCCAGTCATCTAGTCATATACATCATGGGTCTAGCTTAGGTCAGTCTTCTAGCAGTGGACAATATGGATCTAGCTCTGGTCAGTCTTCTAGTTGGGGCCAACATGAATCTGGCTTAGGTCAATCCTCTGGCTCTGGGCAATATGGATCAGGCTCTGGTCAGTCTTCCAGCTATAGTCAGCATGGCTCAAGCCAGTCTCCTACTCATGGACTTCATGGGTATGGCTCAGGTCAGTCCTCTGGCTCTGGGCAGTATGGATCTGGCTCTGGTCAACCTTCCAGCTATGGTCAACAGAGCTCAAGTCATTCTTCTAGTCATAGACATCATGGATCTGGCTCAAGTCAATCTTCTAGCTGTGGACAACATGGATCTAGCTCAGGTCAGTCTTCTAGTTGTGGACAGCATGGGTCTGGCTCAGGTCAGTACTCTGGCTCTGGGCAGTATGGATCAGGCTCTGGTCAGTCTTCCAGCTATGGTCAGCATGGTTCAAGCCAGTCTTCTACTCATGAACATCCTGTGTCTGGCTCAGGTCAATCCTCTGGCTCTGGGCAATATGGATCTGGCTCAGGTCAATCTTCCAGCTATGGTCAGCAAGGCTCAAGTCAGTCTTCTGGTCATAGACATCGTGGATCTAGCTTAGGTCAGTCTTCTAGTGGTGGACAATATGGATCTAGCTCTGGTCAGTCTTCTAGTTGGGGCCAACATGAATCTGGCTTAGGTCAGTCCTCTGGCTCTGGGCAGTATGGATCTGGCTCAGGTCAATCTTCCAGCTATGGTCAGCAAGGCTCAAGCCAGTCTTCTAGTCATGGACGTCATGGATCTACCTCACATCAGTCCTCCAGTTATGGGCAACATGAATCTAGCTTAGGTCACTCTTCTAGCTATGGTCAACATGGATCTGGCTCAGGCCAGTCCAGTGGCTCTGGGCAGTATGGATCTGGCTCTGGTCAACCTTCCAGCTATGGTCAGCAGAGCTCAAGTCATTCTTCTAGTCATAGACATCATGGATCTGGCTCAAGTCAATCTTCTAGCTGTGGACAACATGGATCTAGCTCACGTCAGTCCTCTAGTTGTGGCCATCATGGGTCTGGCTCAGGTCAATCCAATGGCTCTGGGCAATATGGATCAGGCTCTAGTCAATCTTCCAGGTATGGTTATCAGGGCTCAAGTCAGTCTTCTAGGTGTAGCCGTCCTAGGTCTGGCTCAGGTCAATCTTCCAGCTTTGGACAACAAGGATCCAGAGCAGGTCAGTCCTCTGGTTATGGTCAGCATGAGTCAGGATCTGGTCAGTCTTCTATGTATGGACCATATGGAACTAGCTCTCATCAGCCTTCCAGTTATGGTCAGTGTGGCTCAACTCAGTCTTCTAAACATAGCTATCATGGGTCTGGTTCAGGTCAATCTTCTAGCTGTGGACAACAAGGGTCTGGATCAGGTCAGTCATCTGGATCTGGACAGTATGGGTCTGGCTCATGTCAGTCATGTGTCTCTGGTCAGTATGGTTTTGGATCAGGTCAGTCCTCTGGATATGGACAGTATGGATCTGGCTCTTGTCACTCACCTGGCTCTGGTCAATATAATTCTGGGTCATGTCACACATCTAACTCTGGACAGTGTGGTTCTGGATCTGGTCAGTATTCTAGCTCTGAACAATATAGATCTGGTTCATGTCACTCAAGTAACTCTGGGTGTTGTGGGTCAGGATATGGTCAGTATTCTGGCTATGAGCAATGTGGTTCTAGCTCACAAGAGTGTCGTTCTGGGTGTGATTCTAACTATGAGCAAGCCTCGGGTTGTGGCTTTGGACAGTCTGTATCCAACAGTACCAATACTTTGTTAATTTGCAAAGAGGATAATAAGCAGCATGACTATTGTTATCAGAAAGAAGGTAACTATAGAGGAGAGAGTACCAACTCAAGATCCCATGGTTTCCTTAGCAGTACTCCACTCTATGAGTATTTTCAAGAGCAGAGATACTAA